In the Gasterosteus aculeatus chromosome X, fGasAcu3.hap1.1, whole genome shotgun sequence genome, one interval contains:
- the mgat4c gene encoding alpha-1,3-mannosyl-glycoprotein 4-beta-N-acetylglucosaminyltransferase C yields MRLVWKSLDKMRCLRKRSTIPFLGFLITFLLFLNLYIEDGFVLEGDKRQLRETSVCPSSAARYVHTFRDLSNASGAINVTYRYLAGAPLNRKKYLTIGLSSVKRKRGNYLLETIKSIFDQSSYEELKEIVVVVHLADFDLVWCENLVQEISRKFAHHIIAGRLLVIQAPEEFYPSLDGLKRNYNDPEDRVRFRSKQNADYAFLLNFCTNLSDFYMMLEDDVRCSRNFLTALKKVITSREGSYWVMLEFSKLGYIGKLYHSRDLPRLAHFLLMFYQEMPCDWLLIHFRGLLAQKDVIRFKPSLFQHMGYYSSYKGAENKLKDDDFEEDAVDIPDNPLASMYTNINVFENYDTTKAYSTADEYFWGKPPSTGDFFLIIFNKSTKISKIKIATGSDDRQNDILHHGALEVGEKLVGTKKGKQCSSFITLGEFKNGNIEVQDVDHKISFDIECVRIVVTAGQKEWLIIRSISLWTTQPPIQ; encoded by the exons GAAGGAGATAAGAGGCAGCTCAGGGAAACGTCGGTCTGCCCTTCGAGTGCAGCGCGATACGTTCACACATTCAGAGACCTGAGCAATGCCTCCGGAGCCATTAATGTCACGTATCGTTACCTCGCCGGTGCCCCACTGAACCGCAAGA AGTATCTCACCATCGGACTGTCATcagtcaaaagaaaaagagggaacTACCTGCTGGAGACCATCAAGTCCATCTTCGATCAGTCCAGCTACGAGGAGCTCAAAGAGATCGTGGTCGTGGTCCACCTGGCCGACTTCGACCTGGTCTGGTGTGAGAACCTGGTGCAGGAAATCAGCAGGAAGTTTGCTCACCACATCATAGCCGGACGCCTCCTGGTGATCCAGGCCCCGGAGGAGTTCTACCCGTCTCTGGACGGGCTGAAGAGGAACTACAACGACCCGGAGGACCGCGTCCGTTTCCGCTCCAAGCAGAACGCCGACTACGCCTTCCTGCTCAACTTCTGCACCAACCTCTCCGACTTCTACATGATGTTGGAGGACGACGTCCGCTGCTCCAGGAACTTCCTGACGGCGCTGAAGAAGGTGATCACCTCCAGGGAAGGCTCCTACTGGGTGATGCTGGAGTTCTCCAAGCTGGGCTACATCGGGAAGCTGTACCACTCCAGGGACCTGCCCCGCCTGGCCCACTTCCTCCTCATGTTCTACCAGGAGATGCCCTGCGACTGGCTCCTCATCCACTTCAGGGGCCTGCTGGCCCAGAAGGACGTGATCCGCTTCAAGCCCTCGCTGTTCCAGCACATGGGCTACTACTCCTCCTACAAAGGGGCCGAGAACAAGCTGAAGGACGACGACTTTGAGGAGGACGCCGTAGACATTCCCGACAACCCCCTCGCCAGCATGTACACCAACATCAACGTCTTTGAGAACTACGACACCACCAAGGCCTACAGCACCGCGGACGAGTACTTCTGGGGGAAGCCTCCTTCCACGGGAGACTTCTTCCTCATAATCTTCAACAAGTCAACCAAAATCAGTAAAATTAAGATTGCTACTGGTTCTGACGACAGGCAGAATGACATTCTTCACCACGGCGCCCTGGAGGTCGGAGAGAAACTAGTCGGCactaaaaaagggaaacagtGTTCCTCTTTTATCACATTGGGGGAGTTTAAGAACGGCAACATTGAGGTGCAAGACGTAGACCACAAAATCTCCTTTGACATTGAGTGTGTTCGCATTGTGGTGACAGCCGGTCAGAAAGAGTGGCTCATCATAAGAAGTATAAGTTTATGGACTACGCAACCCCCCATCCAATGA